A stretch of the Mycobacterium shigaense genome encodes the following:
- a CDS encoding homoserine dehydrogenase, whose protein sequence is MSDDVKPVGVAVLGFGNVGSEVVRIIEDSADDLAARIGAPLALRGIGVRRVAADRGVPVELLTDDIDGLVSRDDVDIVVELMGPVEPSRKAILAALERGKSVVTANKALLSTSTGELAQAAENAHVDLYFEAAVAGAIPVIRPLTQSLAGDTVVRVAGIVNGTTNYILSAMDSTGATYDSALADASALGYAEADPTADVEGYDAAAKAAILASIAFHTRVTIDDVYREGITKIAPADFESAHALGCTIKLLSICERITDDEGQERVSARVYPALVPLSHPLATVSGAFNAVVVEAAAAGRLMFYGQGAGGAPTASAVTGDLVMAARNRVLGSRGPKESKYAQLPIAPMGFIQTRYYVSMNVADRPGVLSSVAAEFAKREVSIAEVRQEGVEDEGGRRVGARVVVVTHSATDAALSETVAALADLESVLGVASVLRLEGTGL, encoded by the coding sequence GTGTCCGATGATGTCAAGCCGGTGGGCGTCGCCGTACTAGGGTTCGGCAACGTGGGCAGCGAGGTGGTCCGCATCATCGAGGACAGCGCCGACGACCTGGCGGCCCGGATCGGGGCGCCGCTGGCGTTGCGCGGCATCGGAGTCCGTCGCGTCGCCGCCGATCGCGGTGTCCCGGTCGAGTTGCTCACCGACGATATCGACGGGCTCGTCTCGCGCGACGACGTCGATATCGTCGTCGAGCTGATGGGCCCGGTGGAGCCGTCCCGCAAGGCGATCCTGGCCGCGCTCGAACGCGGCAAATCGGTCGTCACCGCGAACAAGGCGCTGCTGTCCACCTCGACCGGGGAACTGGCGCAGGCGGCCGAAAACGCCCATGTCGACCTGTATTTCGAAGCCGCGGTGGCCGGAGCCATCCCCGTCATCCGACCGCTGACCCAGTCGCTGGCCGGCGACACGGTGGTGCGGGTGGCCGGCATCGTCAACGGCACCACCAACTACATCCTGTCCGCGATGGACAGCACCGGCGCCACCTACGACAGCGCCCTGGCCGACGCCAGCGCCCTGGGCTACGCCGAGGCGGACCCCACCGCGGACGTCGAGGGCTACGACGCGGCGGCCAAGGCCGCGATCCTGGCGTCCATCGCCTTCCACACCCGGGTCACCATCGACGACGTCTATCGCGAAGGCATCACCAAGATCGCCCCGGCCGACTTCGAGTCCGCGCATGCGTTGGGCTGCACCATCAAGCTGCTGTCCATCTGCGAGCGCATCACCGACGACGAAGGCCAGGAGCGGGTCTCCGCGCGCGTCTACCCGGCGCTGGTGCCGTTGTCGCACCCGCTGGCGACCGTCAGCGGGGCGTTCAACGCCGTCGTCGTCGAGGCTGCGGCCGCGGGGCGGTTGATGTTCTACGGCCAGGGCGCCGGCGGCGCGCCCACCGCGTCGGCGGTCACCGGCGACCTGGTGATGGCGGCCCGCAACCGGGTGCTCGGCAGCCGCGGGCCCAAGGAATCCAAATACGCCCAATTGCCGATTGCACCAATGGGATTCATCCAAACTCGCTACTACGTCAGCATGAACGTCGCCGACCGGCCCGGCGTGTTGTCCTCGGTGGCGGCCGAATTCGCCAAGCGCGAGGTCAGTATCGCCGAGGTGCGCCAGGAGGGCGTGGAGGACGAGGGCGGCCGGCGCGTGGGCGCCCGCGTGGTCGTGGTGACGCACAGCGCCACCGATGCCGCGCTCTCCGAAACCGTCGCTGCACTGGCCGATCTGGAATCCGTGCTGGGTGTGGCCAGCGTGTTGCGACTGGAAGGAACCGGTCTATGA